In Nonlabens agnitus, the DNA window ATCGCTGCTAGCGGTCAATGGTAAGTATAAATGCCCCAAAATAGCAATTTGTGGCATCCAGCCATTTTCTGGCGCGATACCAATTTTTGCTCCTAAAAGTAATGGCGAGGTGCCACTTAGATCGCCTTCCAGCTCTCGACCGTCAATTTCAAACTGAGTACGGCGCGTATCAAGTCCTAATCGTAATTCGAGATTATTGAGCAGCCCGTATCGTAACAAGGTTGTGTTGAATGTAGTTTCTTTAATGTCAACGCCGTTTTCTTCACTATCTATATAAAATCCGCCTGTTTCAATTTGAAGATAACCACGGCGCACAAGACTAGGTGATTCTGTCGCGTCTGGTCTGTCAGTTATAAGTGCGCCATCCACGTCATCTGTCGTCTGCGCAAAGACCGCAGGGTTTATAGTAAGAGTAATTAGAAATAATAGTTTTTTCATCATGTTGTTTTTAAATAGATATTGCTGGCGATACTTTCTGAAATGTGGAGCGTCTTATGGTCGGTTTTGATAAGAAACGACCCATCAAATTCCTCACGCTCCAAAACCTCTACCTTACTACCTAGCTCTATCTGGTGTTTGTCCAGATACTTTAGAAACTTGCGAGAGGTGTCCACAACACCAGTGATAACGCCATGATCGCCCTTCACAAGTTTGGACAAAGGAACTTGCTGCACCTCTTCATAATTCCCATCACGGTCTGGAATAGGGTCACCATGTGGATCTTTTCTGGGAAAGCCTAAATGTTTGTCCAACTCATCAATGAGTTTGCGGGACTGTATATGCTCCAGCTGTTCTGCCACATCATGAACCTCGTCCCAGTTAAAACCTAGTTTTTGTACCAGAAACACTTCCCACAACCGGTGCTTGCGCACGATCTGGTTAGCGTGATCCATTCCTAATTTTGTGAGCCTGGAACCTTTGTAAGGAATGTATTCGGCAAGATTTTTATCTGCTAGTCTTTTGAGCATGTCGGTAACAGATGAGGCTTTGGTATTCATCTGTCCCGCAATTTCATTAGTAGATACCAGCTCATCGCCCTGCTGCAGGTGATTAATGGCTTTGATATAGTTCTCTTCTGATACTGAGTGCATGCGGTAAAGGTAAATTATTAATTTGAACGGTAAAAACATATTTTTAGTCTTGTCTAAAAATAGTAGCAAATAAAAACCTTAATCGATTAATGATTAAGGTTGAAGTGATTAGCTATTAAGATTTACACCATTCCGCGTTCTTTCTGGATGGTCTCATAAGCTTCCTGCACCTTGCGGAATTTCTCCTCGGCGCCTTTTTTGTAAGCCTCGTCCATATCGATAAGTTTATCTGGATGGTATTTTTTGGCCATGGTACGGTAAGCTTTTTTCACCTCATGATCGGGCACAGATTTGTCGATCTCAAGGATTTTGTAGGCGTTGTCCTGATCCTTGACAAACATGGCCTTGATGGAGATAAAATCACGCTGCGTTAATCTCAAATAACCGGCAATTTGCTGTAGCATGTTCACTTCTGGAGAGCTTACATGGCCATCTGCTTGCGCAATACCAAATAGAAAATGCAGAATCTGCAACCTGGACTCATATCGGGTCCTGGCGTTGAGGTATTGACAAACCCTAGCAGGATTGATTTCCCTTTTTTTGACAACCTCATTGAATACCTTGAAAATCGCATTAGCGCGATCTTTACCATAGCTGCTTACAAAATACTGTTGTACGTACTGCATCTCGTTTTGCGTGACCTTGCCATCAGCCTTCATGACGATGGAG includes these proteins:
- a CDS encoding tellurite resistance TerB family protein produces the protein MSFFGYIFLFLVLRWLYSLFVNSSTTTQRTGAPFQQRSTTVSPEDFELHLLTLSSIVMKADGKVTQNEMQYVQQYFVSSYGKDRANAIFKVFNEVVKKREINPARVCQYLNARTRYESRLQILHFLFGIAQADGHVSSPEVNMLQQIAGYLRLTQRDFISIKAMFVKDQDNAYKILEIDKSVPDHEVKKAYRTMAKKYHPDKLIDMDEAYKKGAEEKFRKVQEAYETIQKERGMV
- a CDS encoding transporter translates to MKKLLFLITLTINPAVFAQTTDDVDGALITDRPDATESPSLVRRGYLQIETGGFYIDSEENGVDIKETTFNTTLLRYGLLNNLELRLGLDTRRTQFEIDGRELEGDLSGTSPLLLGAKIGIAPENGWMPQIAILGHLYLPLTASSDYQPETTGMDFRFAFNHTLSNRSGLAYNLGASVGPNNPELSYLYTIAYGYSLTDKIGSYIEIYGDFPENSSANHLWDAGFTYLANDDLQFDVTFGSGFTNGQNLLLSAGLSYRIRNL
- a CDS encoding metal-dependent transcriptional regulator; the encoded protein is MHSVSEENYIKAINHLQQGDELVSTNEIAGQMNTKASSVTDMLKRLADKNLAEYIPYKGSRLTKLGMDHANQIVRKHRLWEVFLVQKLGFNWDEVHDVAEQLEHIQSRKLIDELDKHLGFPRKDPHGDPIPDRDGNYEEVQQVPLSKLVKGDHGVITGVVDTSRKFLKYLDKHQIELGSKVEVLEREEFDGSFLIKTDHKTLHISESIASNIYLKTT